In Carya illinoinensis cultivar Pawnee chromosome 7, C.illinoinensisPawnee_v1, whole genome shotgun sequence, the following are encoded in one genomic region:
- the LOC122317113 gene encoding (3S,6E)-nerolidol synthase 1-like codes for MAFSISNAKPFSLTSLSSSNKQNWNIAQDHALASSSLQYADNYRNKDDNTSCFGVQHAKKLEVCRNVLRNVVAEAEELDPSEGLSMIDAVQRLNIDYHFQEEIEAILRGQYVKYITHGEYGHHDELHVVALRFRLLRQQGYYVAPDVFNKFKDEEGKFNKELSEDIEGLMALYEASQLNVEGEDVLDEAGKFCEQLLNAWEKDGENINHTRVVLNTLEHPYHKSLACFMAKEFFDNSQGGWLNDLLQLAKMDFNMAQSMHEKEIAQISKWWGDLGLAKELKFARNQPLKWYICSMVCLVDPDLSDERVELTKSISLIYIIDDIFDVHGTLEELTLFTEVINKWDFGAFDQLPEYMKICFKALYDITEEISQKIYQKHGSNPLNSLRKLWASLCNAFLVEARWFASGQSPKSKDYLENAIVSSGVHVVLVHTFFLLGQRLTEETGNLVENMPDIISSPATILRLWDDLGSAMDESQDGCDGSYIEYYMKEHQDCSIKEAREKVVNMISDAWKRLNKECLSPNPFLASFTKASLNIARMVPLLYNYDENHGLPSFEEHVKSVLYESVSV; via the exons ATGGCATTTTCGATTAGCAACGCGAAACCCTTTAGCCTGACCTCTTTATCCAGTTCCAACAAGCAGAACTGGAACATTGCCCAAGATCACGCATTGGCTTCTTCCTCCTTGCAATACGCAGACAACTATAGAAATAAAGACGATAATACA AGTTGTTTTGGTGTCCAACATGCAAAGAAATTGGAAGTATGCAGGAACGTACTGAGGAATGTTGTAGCAGAAGCAGAGGAATTAGATCCCTCTGAAGGTTTAAGTATGATTGATGCAGTACAACGCCTGAACATTGATTACCACTTCCAGGAAGAGATTGAAGCAATTTTACGGGGGCAATATGTAAAATACATTACTCATGGCGAGTACGGTCATCATGATGAGCTTCACGTGGTTGCACTGCGCTTTCGACTATTGAGACAACAAGGTTACTATGTGGCTCCCG ATGTATTTAACAAATTCAAGGACGAGGAGGGGAAATTTAACAAAGAACTGAGTGAAGACATTGAAGGACTGATGGCTTTATATGAAGCTTCACAGCTGAATGTAGAAGGCGAAGATGTACTTGATGAAGCTGGAAAATTTTGTGAGCAGCTTCTGAATGCATGGGAGAAAGATGGTGAAAACATCAATCATACCAGAGTTGTTCTAAATACTTTGGAACATCCTTATCACAAAAGCTTGGCATGTTTCATGGCCAAAGAGTTTTTTGATAATTCCCAAGGGGGATGGTTGAATGATTTACTACAACTAGCAAAAATGGATTTCAATATGGCCCAATCTATGCACGAAAAGGAAATTGCTCAAATTTCGAA ATGGTGGGGAGATCTTGGTTTGGCTAAGGAGCTAAAGTTTGCAAGGaaccaaccattaaaatggtACATTTGTTCCATGGTCTGTCTCGTAGATCCAGACTTGTCGGACGAAAGGGTTGAGCTCACAAAATCCATTTCTCTTATCTACATCATCGACGACATTTTTGATGTGCATGGGACGCTTGAGGAGCTCACTCTTTTTACTGAAGTCATCAACAA ATGGGATTTTGGCGCCTTcgatcagttacccgaatacaTGAAGATATGTTTTAAGGCTCTCTATGATATCACCGAGGAAATTAGCCAAAAGATATATCAAAAGCATGGCTCGAACCCGCTAAACTCTCTAAGAAAATTG TGGGCGAGTTTGTGCAATGCTTTTCTAGTTGAGGCACGATGGTTTGCTTCAGGGCAATCACCAAAGTCGAAAGACTATTTGGAGAATGCAATTGTAAGCTCAGGAGTACACGTGGTACTAGTtcacactttctttcttttgggtcAACGACTAACTGAGGAAACCGGAAATCTTGTTGAGAACATGCCAGACATTATATCTTCTCCTGCCACGATTCTTCGGCTTTGGGATGACCTTGGAAGTGCCATG GATGAGAGTCAAGATGGTTGTGATGGATCATACATAGAGTACTACATGAAGGAACACCAAGATTGTTCAATTAAAGAGGCACGGGAGAAAGTTGTGAATATGATTTCAGACGCATGGAAACGCCTAAACAAAGAGTGTCTCTCTCCAAATCCATTTCTGGCATCATTCACTAAGGCATCTCTTAATATTGCAAGAATGGTTCCGTTACTATATAATTATGATGAAAATCATGGTCTTCCAAGCTTTGAGGAGCATGTGAAATCGGTGCTTTATGAAAGTGTGTCTGTGTAG